The Ramlibacter sp. PS4R-6 nucleotide sequence CTCGTCCTGCGAGGGCTCGGCCGGCACGCGCGCCCACGCGAAGCGCGTGTCGCAGGTGCCCGCCGGCAGCGGGTGCTCGTATTCCACTTCCTTGATGGGGATGACGGCTGCCATGTCGTCTCTTCAGATGCCGGTGAAGCGCATCGAGAAGTCCGTGGCCTTCACGTCCTTCGTCAGCGCGCCGATGGAGATGCGGTCGACGCCCGTTTCCGCGAGGGCGCGCACGCCGTCGAGCGTGACGCCCCCGGAAATCTCGAGGATGGCGCGGCCGGCGTTGATGCGCACGGCTTCGCGCAGGGTGGGGATGTCCATGTTGTCCAGCAGGACCATCTTCGCACCGGCCGCCAGTGCTTCCTGCAGCTGGTCGAGCCGCTCGACCTCGATTTCGACGAACGATGCGCCCGCCGCGGCGCGCTGCGCGGCTTCGAGCGCCGCGCGCACGCCGCCGGCGGCCGCGATGTGGTTTTCCTTGATCAGCACCGCATCGAACAGGCCGATGCGGTGGTTGGTGCCGCCGCCCACCCGCACCGCGTACTTCTGCGCCATGCGCAGGCCCGGCAGCGTCTTGCGCGTGTCGACGATCGCCGCGCGCGTGCCGCGCACGGCCTCGACGAAGGTCGCGGTCTTGGTGGCGACCGCACTGAGCAGCTGGAGGAAGTTGAGCGCCGTGCGTTCGGCCGTCAGCAGCGATCGCGCCTGGCCTTCGAGTTCGAGCACGACGTCGTTGGCCGCGCAGCGCGCGCCTTCGTCGACGCGCCAGCGCGCCTCGATGGCGGCATCCACCTGCTTCACGGTGGCTTCCACCCAGGGGCGGCCGCAGATGACGGCGCTTTCACGCGCCAGGATGCGTGCCGAGGCCCGGCGGCCGGCCGGCACCAGCGCAGCCGTGAGGTCGCCGGCGCCCACGTCCTCGCGCAGGGCGCGCGCCGCATCGTCGGCGGCCGTGCGCGTCAGCTCAGGCGGTGCGAAGGTCATGCAGGAAGCATAGCTTCAATGCCGGTGGCCGTCCGGCAGGCGGGTGGGAAACCCTCCGACCACGCGCACGGCCCGTTCATGCCACAGTTGCGCCATGACCGACAGCTACACCGCCGAGGCGCCCACGCGCGAGGAAGTCGATGCCATGCCGGGGCCCGTGGTGCTGGAGTTCGGCACGGGCTGGTGCGGCTGGTGCCAGGGCGCGCAGCCGCACATCGCCAGGGCCTTCGCCGGGCACGAGGGCGTGCGCCACATCAAGGTGGAAGACGGCCCCGGGCGGCCGCTGGGCCGGTCGTTTCGCATCAAGCTGTGGCCCACGCTGGTGTTCCTGAAGGACGGCCGCGAGGTCGCGCGCGTGACGCGCCCCGCCGACGAGCGCGCCATGGCCGGCGCGCTCGCACAGATCGACTAGCGCGCGGCGAAGCAGTAGAAGTAGCCGGCGCTGCCGCTGCGCGCCAGTTCGGGCAGGCTGCAGCCGGCCGTCTTGTGCGACGCATTCCACGACACGTTGGCCACCGGGTCGGGGTTGGTGCCCTTGCGGTCATGGTGCCCCACCATCGCGCTGCCGCCGGAACTGGCGGTCCAGTTGTTGCACGTAGCGCCGCCGACCGCGCGCCCGTCAGGCCCGGAGCCGGTCATGATGTCGTGCGCGTAGGGCGCAGGGTCGCCGAAGCCCTTGACCACCTGCCCCTTCTCGTCGATGTTCGTCTCCTTGGTGAGCTTGTTGTTGCCATGCAGCTCGTCGAGGTTGGCCGCGATCATCTCGCCCTTGGCGTTGTACCAGGGGCCCTTGCCGATGCGGTCGCGCGCATGGACGGCGCCTTGCGAACCGGCGGGCTCCGTGCTCAGGTAGGCACGCCAGTTCTTGTTGCCCTGGCCGGCCGCGGTGGCCAGCTGCTTGCAGAACGCGTCGGCGCCCGCGAGGCCGCCGAGGTCGCCGCCCTTCCCGGGGTTGGCGCTGGTGATGAAGAAGCTCATCGACTTGTCTTCCATCATCGAGGCACAGGCGGCAACGAGTCCGCTGGCGGCGAGGACGGCAACGAGGACGGTTCGGCGCATGGGGGTCTCCTTGTTGTTGGAGACGGCAGGCTAGCGCAGTTGCGCGGACGTTTCCTAGCGGGTTTCCGGCACCGGGCCGCGGCCCATGAGCTCAGCCACGGCGTCGTGCGGCTTCACGCTGCCTTCGAGCAGCGCCGCCACCGCCTGCGCGATCGGCATCTCCACGCCGAGCCGGTCGGCGCGCGCCACGACGGCCCGCGCGCACAGCACGCCTTCGGCCACGTGGCCCAGTGACGCGGTCGCGTCGGCGAGGCTGCGGCCCTGCGCGAGCAGCAGGCCGACGCGGCGGTTGCGGCTGAGGTCGCCGGTGGCGGTGAGCACCAGGTCGCCCAGGCCCGACAGGCCCATGAAGGTTTCGGGCCGCGCGCCGAGCGCAACGCCCAGGCGCGTCATCTCCACGAGGCCGCGCGTGATCAACGCGGCGCGCGCGTTGAGGCCCAGCCCCAGGCCGTCGCATAGGCCCGTGGCGATGGCCAGCACGTTCTTCACCGCGCCGCCGACTTCGACGCCCGGCACGTCGTCGTTCGCGTAGACGCGCAGGCGGTCATTGTGGAATGCGTCGACGAGCAGCTGGCGCACCGCGGCATCCGCGCTCGCTGCGACGAGGGCCGTCGGCCGGCCGCGCGCCACCTCCTCGGCAAAGCTCGGGCCGCTCAGCACGCCGCAGCGCAGCGCCGGCGCGCTTTGCGCCTGCACCTCATGGCCCAACAGCCCTTCGGCGCCCGACGATTCGAAGCCCTTGCACAGCCAGACGACCGGGCTGGCCTGCGCCGATAGCGACGACAACATGCCGCGCAAGGCGGCCATCGGCGTGGCGACGACGGCGAGCTCGCACGCGGCGGCGAGCGGCACGACGTCGGCATCGGAGGAAATGGTGACCTGCTGCGGCAGGTCGACGCCCGGCAGGTAGCGGGCGTTGGTGCGGCCGCGGCGCAAGGCATCGGCCTGCGCCGCGTCGCGGGCCCACAGCACGACGTCGTGGCGTGCGGCCGCGTTCACCGCGAGCGCCGTGCCCCAGGCGCCCGCCCCGAACACGGCGATCTTCATGCGCGCGTCAGGCCGCGGCGACGGCCTTGGACTCTTCGCCCGGCTGCGTGTTCTGGAACTGCGGGTTCTGGGCCTCGTACATGGCCTGGAAGTTCAGCTCGGTCAGGTGCACGGGCGGGAAGCCGGCGCGCGTGACGACGTCGGCGACGTTGGCGCGCAGGTAGGGGTAGAGGATCTGCGGGCAGGTGATGCCCAGGATGGGGCTGACCTGCTCCTGCGGCACGTTGCGGATCTCGAAGATGCCGGCCTGCTTCACTTCGACCAGGAACACCGTCTTGTCCTTGATCTTGGTGGTGACGGTGGCCATCACGCACACCTCCCACACGCCGTCGGCGGCGGCATTGGCCTCCACGCCCAGCTGGATCTCGACCGCGGGCTGCTCCTGCTCGAGCAGGATGGCCGGCGAGTTCGGCTGCTCCAGGGAAGCCTCCTTCAGGTACACGCGCTGGATCTGGAAAACGGGGGCGTTCGGGGAGTCTTTCGTGAAGGTGTTCTCGGCCATGGCTTTACTCGATGTGCAAAGGCCCGCCGGGGTGAACCGAAGCGGGCCGGATTCGGGACAGAAGGGCGATTATCCCTTAAGGAGCGGGTCCAATCCCCCGCGGTGGTCGAGCGCGACCAGGTCGTCGCAGCCGCCCACGTGGGTCTCGCCGATGAAGATCTGCGGCACCGTGCGGCGACCGGTCATCTCCATCATCTTGTAGCGCTCCTGGGGGTGCAGGTCGACGCGGACTTCGTCGATGTCGGCGACGCCCTTGGCTTTGAGGATCTGCTTGGCGCGGATGCAGTAGGGGCAAACCGCGGTCGTGTACATCTTGACGGACTGCATGGCTCCCGATCTTGTTCGTCGTTGCTGCGAGGCCTTGTCAGGCTTTCTCGACAGGCAGGTTCGCTTCTTTCCACGCCTTGAGTCCGCCGGACAGCGCCTGGGCCTTGTCGTAGCCCAGCTTTTTCGCCACCGCCGCCGCGCGGCTGGCGCGGGCGCCCGTGGCGCAGACCAGGATCACGGGCAGGCCCTTGTTCTTCACCACTTCGGGCAGGCGCTGCTCCAGCTGGTTCAGCGGGATGTTCCTCGCGCCGCCGATGTGGCCCTGCGCGAACTCTTCGGTTTCGCACACGTCCACCACGACGGCCTTCTCGCGGTTGATCAACTGCACCGCCATGCCGGTGGACAGGCTGCCGGCGCCGGCTCCCTGGATGGTGGGCCACACCAGCATCGCGCCGGAAGTCAGGGCAATGGTGATGAGCATCCAGTTGTCGATCACAAATTTCACGTGGGTTCCTTGGGTGGCAGCCCCGGATTCTAGAATGCGGGGTTTTGCTCCCGCCCACCCGGGGTTTTCTTCCTGCCTCCAACGAAAGCTCCCATGCACAAGCTCGTCCTGATCCGCCACGGCCAGTCCACCTGGAACCTCGAAAACCGCTTCACCGGCTGGACGGACGTCCCCCTGACCGAACAAGGCATCCAGGAGGCGCAGGCCGCCGGCCGCCTGCTGCGCCAGGAGGGCTGGGACTTCGACATCTGCTACACCAGCGTCCTCAAGCGCGCCACGCACACGCTGTGGCACACGCTGGACCAGATGGACCGCACCTGGCTGCCGGTGGTGCACTCGTGGCGCCTGAACGAGCGCCATTACGGCGCGCTGCAGGGCCTGAACAAGGCCGAGACGGCGAAGAAGTTCGGCGACGACCAGGTGCTGGTCTGGCGCCGCAGCTACGACATCCCGCCGCCGCCGCTGGACGCGAACGACCCCCGCAGCGAGCGCGGCGACATCCGCTACAAGCACGTGCCCGAGGGCCAGTTCCCGCTGACCGAGTGCCTGAAGGACACCGTGGCGCGCGTGCTGCCGTTCTGGAACGACTCCATCGCCCCGGCGCTCAAGGTCGGCCGCCGCGTGCTGGTTTCGGCCCACGGCAACTCGATCCGGGCGCTGGTGAAGTACCTGGACGGCGTTTCCGACGCCGACATCGTGGGCCTGAACATCCCCAACGGCATCCCGCTGGTGTACGAGCTGGACGATGCCCTGAAACCGATCCGCCACTACTACCTGGGCGACGCCGAAGCCATCGCCAAGGCGGCCGCGGCGGTGGCCAACCAGGGCAAGGCAGGTTAAGGAAAAGGCTTACCCACGGCGGCGCCGGGCGGCCTAGATTGGGAACGGGGCCGCCGGACCCCTCACTGACCCCCGCTCCCGGCGGCCCTACCCTGTAGTGGGTCCTGCCCGGGGCTGCGCCCTGCAGTTCGCCAGCCCCGGGACTTTTACACGTTACGGAAGCACCGTTCCGGGAACCCCCGGGTAACGCGGGCGTCATATCCGTTTCTCAGGTGTATATTTTCGAGGCAGCACCGCAGGTGCTCCCAGGACCCTCCAAGGACCCCCTCTTAATGAGCCACAAACTCAAGATTGCCGGCTGGATTTCCGTAGGCGCAGTGGCCGGCGCGCTCACGACGGTGTCGTTGCAGACGGTCGCCCGCGGCTCGCTCGCGCCCCTGCCGCTGGAGGAATTGCAGCAGCTCGCGGCCGTCTTCGGCATGGTCAAGACCGACTACGTCGAGGCCGTGGACGAGCACAAGCTGATCCAGGACGCGATCGCCGGCATGGTGTCCAGCCTGGACCCGCACTCGCAGTACTTCGACAAGAAGTCCTTCAAGGAATTCCGGGAAGGCACGTCCGGCCGCTTCGTTGGCGTCGGCATCGAAATCTCGCAGGAAGACGGCCTGGTCAAGGTCATCGCCCCGATCGAGGGCTCGCCCGCCTTCCGCGCGGGCCTCAAGCCCAACGACCTCATCACCAAGATCGACGACTCGGCCGTGAAGGGCCTGAGCCTGAACGAAGCCGTGAAGAAGATGCGCGGCGAGCCGAACACCAAGGTCATGCTGACGATCTACCGCAAGGACGAGAACCGCTCCTTCCCGGTCACGATCACCCGCGAAGAGATCCGCACGCTGTCCGTCAAGGGCAAGGTGGTTGAGCCCGGCTATGGCTGGATCCGCGTGTCGCAGTTCCAGGAGCGCACCGTCGAGGACTTCGTCCGCAAGCTCGAGGAGATGTACCGCCAGGAACCCAACATGAAGGGCATGGTGCTGGACCTGCGCAACGACCCGGGCGGCCTGCTCGACGCGGCCGTGGCGATCTCGGCGGCCTTCCTGCCGGAGAACGTCACCGTCGTCTCCACCAACGGCCAGCTGCCCGAATCCAAGTTCACCTACAAGGCCGCGCCGGAGTACTACCAGCGCCGCGCCGGGGCCGACCCGCTGCGCCGCCTGCCCGCCGGGCTCAAGAGCGTGCCGCTGGTCGTGCTGGTCAATGAAGGCTCCGCCTCGGCCAGCGAGATCGTGGCCGGCGCCCTGCAGGACCACCACCGCGCCACCGTGCTGGGCAGCCAGACCTTCGGCAAGGGCTCGGTGCAGACGGTGCGCCCGCTCGGCCCCGACACGGGCCTGAAGCTCACCACCGCCCGCTACTACACGCCGAGCGGCCGTTCGATCCAGGCCAAGGGCATCGTGCCCGACGTGCTGGTCGACGAAACCGCCGAGGGCAACGTCTTCTCGCTGCTGCGCACGCGCGAAGCCGACCTGGAAAAGCACATCGGCAGCGGCCAGGGCCCCGAGACCAAGGACCCGGCCGTCGAGAAGGCCCGCGAGGAAGCCCGCAAGAAGGCCGAAGAGCAGGCCAAGGCCGGCGGCCCCACCCCGCGCGCGCCCGAGTACGGCACGGAAAAGGACTTCCAGCTGGCCCAGGCCGTCAACCAGCTCAAGGGACGGCCGGTGCTGGTCTCGAAGACGCAGGTCGTCGAGAACAAGCAGGACAAGAAGGACAACTGATCGCTCTGCGATCCCGGGAAAGCCGCCGCAAGGCGGCTTTTCTTTTTCCCTTCACAATTCCTGCATGACCGACGAGCAGCTCCTGCGCTACTCCCGCCACATCCTGCTGGAGGAGATCGGCGTGGAGGGCCAGCAGCGCATCCTCGATGCGCATGCGCTGGTCATCGGCGCGGGCGGCCTCGGCTCGCCCGTGATGCTTTACCTGGGCACCGCCGGCGTCGGCCGCATCACGCTCGTCGACCACGACAGCGTGGACCTCACCAACCTGCAACGCCAGATCGCCCACACCCTGCAGCGCGTCGGCCAGCCCAAGGCCACGTCCGCGCGCGAAGGCGTCGAGGCCATCAACCCCGAAGTGCTGGTGAAGCCGGTGGTCGCACGCGCCGATGCGCAACTGCTCGACGAGCTGGTGCCGCAGGCCGACGTGGTGCTCGACTGCACCGACAACTTCAAAACCCGCCACGCCATCAACGCGGCGTGCGTGAAACACCGCAAGCCGCTGGTCTCCGGCGCCGCGATCCGCATGGACGGGCAGGTGTCGGTCTTCGACACGCGCGATGCGAAGTCGCCTTGCTATGCCTGCGTGTTCCCGCCCAGCGAGGACTTCGAGGAAACGCGCTGCGCCACGCTCGGCGTGTTCGCGCCGCTGGTGGGCATCATCGGCGCGATGCAGGCGGCCGAGGCGCTGAAGATCCTCGCGGGGACGGGCGAGTCGCTCGCGGGACGGTTGCAGATGCTCGACGGGCTCGCGATGGCGTGGAACGAAGTGCGGGTGCCGCGCAACCCGTCGTGCGAGGTGTGCGCGCCGCTGCGCTCATAGGCCCGGCGGCAGCTCGATCCCCTCCTCGCGCGCCCGGCGCTCCAGCGCCAGCCTTCTCTCGCCCGGCAGCCGCACGCCATCGTCCACCAGCATCGCCGCGATGAGCGCCTCGATGCGCTCGTTGTAGACATCGTTCCCCGACAGCGCGCCCGGGTTCACGAGGATGAACGCCTGGCCGATGCGCGGGCGGTTGCCTTCGTCCTCGAAGAAGGACGAAGCCTCGCTGCCGATGTGTGCCCCCGTGAGCGCGGTGACGAGGATCTCGACGATGAGCGCCAGCATCGCGCCTTTCGCGCCGGCGATCGGCAACATCGAGCCCGCGAGCGCCGCCTTCGCGTCAGTCGTGGGGCGGCCTTCGCTGTCCAGCGCCCAACCGAGCGGAATCGGCTCACCCTTCTTTGCCGCGACGGCGATCTTGCCGCGCGCCGTTTCGGATAGCGCGAGGTCGATCATGAGCGCGTCGTGGTCCTTGCGTGGGAACACCGCCGCGATGGGATTCGTGCCGAAGATCGCGCGCTTGCCGCCGGCGGCAGGCATGGCCGACGGCGAATTCGCGAAGGCGAGCCCGACGAGGCCCGCTTTCGCGGCCGGCCGAAGGTGGTCGACCAGCACGCCTGCGTGGTGGCTGTTCGTCACGCCCGCGAAGCACACGCCGAATTTCTTCGCCAGCTGCGAGCCGCGTTCGACCGCCAGCTCGCAGGCCGGGAACGCGAAGCCATCCCTGGCGTCGACGAGCAACACGGCGCCATGCTCACGTGCGATCACCGCTTCGGCCTCACCATCGACACGTCCGTTGCGCAAGTGGCTTGCGTACT carries:
- the grxC gene encoding glutaredoxin 3, producing MQSVKMYTTAVCPYCIRAKQILKAKGVADIDEVRVDLHPQERYKMMEMTGRRTVPQIFIGETHVGGCDDLVALDHRGGLDPLLKG
- a CDS encoding Ldh family oxidoreductase; translated protein: MKVPFDEAVRRVALQLEAAGASEAQAVSTALALVRAEAQGIGSHGLSRVTQYASHLRNGRVDGEAEAVIAREHGAVLLVDARDGFAFPACELAVERGSQLAKKFGVCFAGVTNSHHAGVLVDHLRPAAKAGLVGLAFANSPSAMPAAGGKRAIFGTNPIAAVFPRKDHDALMIDLALSETARGKIAVAAKKGEPIPLGWALDSEGRPTTDAKAALAGSMLPIAGAKGAMLALIVEILVTALTGAHIGSEASSFFEDEGNRPRIGQAFILVNPGALSGNDVYNERIEALIAAMLVDDGVRLPGERRLALERRAREEGIELPPGL
- a CDS encoding HesA/MoeB/ThiF family protein — protein: MTDEQLLRYSRHILLEEIGVEGQQRILDAHALVIGAGGLGSPVMLYLGTAGVGRITLVDHDSVDLTNLQRQIAHTLQRVGQPKATSAREGVEAINPEVLVKPVVARADAQLLDELVPQADVVLDCTDNFKTRHAINAACVKHRKPLVSGAAIRMDGQVSVFDTRDAKSPCYACVFPPSEDFEETRCATLGVFAPLVGIIGAMQAAEALKILAGTGESLAGRLQMLDGLAMAWNEVRVPRNPSCEVCAPLRS
- a CDS encoding NAD(P)H-dependent glycerol-3-phosphate dehydrogenase, which translates into the protein MKIAVFGAGAWGTALAVNAAARHDVVLWARDAAQADALRRGRTNARYLPGVDLPQQVTISSDADVVPLAAACELAVVATPMAALRGMLSSLSAQASPVVWLCKGFESSGAEGLLGHEVQAQSAPALRCGVLSGPSFAEEVARGRPTALVAASADAAVRQLLVDAFHNDRLRVYANDDVPGVEVGGAVKNVLAIATGLCDGLGLGLNARAALITRGLVEMTRLGVALGARPETFMGLSGLGDLVLTATGDLSRNRRVGLLLAQGRSLADATASLGHVAEGVLCARAVVARADRLGVEMPIAQAVAALLEGSVKPHDAVAELMGRGPVPETR
- a CDS encoding rhodanese-like domain-containing protein; this encodes MKFVIDNWMLITIALTSGAMLVWPTIQGAGAGSLSTGMAVQLINREKAVVVDVCETEEFAQGHIGGARNIPLNQLEQRLPEVVKNKGLPVILVCATGARASRAAAVAKKLGYDKAQALSGGLKAWKEANLPVEKA
- a CDS encoding S41 family peptidase, with translation MSHKLKIAGWISVGAVAGALTTVSLQTVARGSLAPLPLEELQQLAAVFGMVKTDYVEAVDEHKLIQDAIAGMVSSLDPHSQYFDKKSFKEFREGTSGRFVGVGIEISQEDGLVKVIAPIEGSPAFRAGLKPNDLITKIDDSAVKGLSLNEAVKKMRGEPNTKVMLTIYRKDENRSFPVTITREEIRTLSVKGKVVEPGYGWIRVSQFQERTVEDFVRKLEEMYRQEPNMKGMVLDLRNDPGGLLDAAVAISAAFLPENVTVVSTNGQLPESKFTYKAAPEYYQRRAGADPLRRLPAGLKSVPLVVLVNEGSASASEIVAGALQDHHRATVLGSQTFGKGSVQTVRPLGPDTGLKLTTARYYTPSGRSIQAKGIVPDVLVDETAEGNVFSLLRTREADLEKHIGSGQGPETKDPAVEKAREEARKKAEEQAKAGGPTPRAPEYGTEKDFQLAQAVNQLKGRPVLVSKTQVVENKQDKKDN
- a CDS encoding thioredoxin family protein, translating into MTDSYTAEAPTREEVDAMPGPVVLEFGTGWCGWCQGAQPHIARAFAGHEGVRHIKVEDGPGRPLGRSFRIKLWPTLVFLKDGREVARVTRPADERAMAGALAQID
- the secB gene encoding protein-export chaperone SecB; translated protein: MAENTFTKDSPNAPVFQIQRVYLKEASLEQPNSPAILLEQEQPAVEIQLGVEANAAADGVWEVCVMATVTTKIKDKTVFLVEVKQAGIFEIRNVPQEQVSPILGITCPQILYPYLRANVADVVTRAGFPPVHLTELNFQAMYEAQNPQFQNTQPGEESKAVAAA
- the gpmA gene encoding 2,3-diphosphoglycerate-dependent phosphoglycerate mutase, with amino-acid sequence MHKLVLIRHGQSTWNLENRFTGWTDVPLTEQGIQEAQAAGRLLRQEGWDFDICYTSVLKRATHTLWHTLDQMDRTWLPVVHSWRLNERHYGALQGLNKAETAKKFGDDQVLVWRRSYDIPPPPLDANDPRSERGDIRYKHVPEGQFPLTECLKDTVARVLPFWNDSIAPALKVGRRVLVSAHGNSIRALVKYLDGVSDADIVGLNIPNGIPLVYELDDALKPIRHYYLGDAEAIAKAAAAVANQGKAG
- the nadC gene encoding carboxylating nicotinate-nucleotide diphosphorylase, with the translated sequence MTFAPPELTRTAADDAARALREDVGAGDLTAALVPAGRRASARILARESAVICGRPWVEATVKQVDAAIEARWRVDEGARCAANDVVLELEGQARSLLTAERTALNFLQLLSAVATKTATFVEAVRGTRAAIVDTRKTLPGLRMAQKYAVRVGGGTNHRIGLFDAVLIKENHIAAAGGVRAALEAAQRAAAGASFVEIEVERLDQLQEALAAGAKMVLLDNMDIPTLREAVRINAGRAILEISGGVTLDGVRALAETGVDRISIGALTKDVKATDFSMRFTGI